A window of Bacteroidota bacterium genomic DNA:
CTCTCTCTCCGACGGCAGAGGGGGTGGTAGAAATGCAGGGTTCTGCCCGGAACCAGGCCCGCTCGCCAAGCGTGAGTTTACGATGGGTAAGGAATGCTCTTGAGTGTCTGGCAGGACTCCTTAGGGGTTCCAACGACGTCTGGTAACCTCGACAAGACTTAGGTGACACAACCCTTTGTGCGCTTTATGTAGCGGGGGAGGGATTCGAACCCACGACCTACGGATTATGATTCCGACGCTCTAACCGACTGAGCTACCCCGCCAAATTCAATTACGAATGACGAATGAAGAATGACGCATGGGTCATTCTTCATTCGGGCCGTCCGAACGAAATTCTTGCTCAACGTGGTTCCGTCGCACTGTGACTCAACTTTTATTACAATACCTCGAACGTCCGCCCCGAGAACCCACGCCTAATCCGCCGGTGGTCATTTTAATACATGGGCGCGCTGCTGAGGCGAAGACAATCTTCTCCATTGAGGGCCTTCTCGATCCATCGTATCACGTTCTGGCCATCACCGCGCCCTATGAGTCCGCACTGGGAGGTCGCGAGTGGTTTCACCCGCCGGAGCCGCTGCCCGGGGAAGTCCATGATGCGAAGCAGTTTGAAGAATCCGAGCGGATGCTGACGGCCGATATCGAGGCCCACATTGCGAGGCTGAATGCAGATCGGTCGCGAGTATTTCTCTGGGGCTTCAGCCAGGGCGCGGCGATGGCATTGATCCTGGGACTCCGAGGTCAAATCAAGCCGCAAGGTGTGATTCCAATGTGTGGCTTCTTGCCGACCGGCGTGAAGCACTGGAAATCGTGGGATACAAGCCCACGGTTCTTGTTCGTCCACGCAACGGAGGATGAAGTACTTCCGACGGAATCATCCCAAAAGGCTAAAGCTTTCGTTGAATCAAAGGGTGCAAGTGCTGAGTACCATGAGTATAAAGGACGCCATAAGATGACGATGGACTCGATCAAGTTTGTGAATGATTGGATTAAAACGATAGCGAGCGCGTGACCGAGAAACTCCATTACGATTTCGACCTTCGACTGGAAGTGCCATCGAACGCACACGGCCTGCAATTCGCGCTCATTCCGGAACACTCGCGCGTTCTCGATGTCGGATGTGGTACCGGGATTATCGGTGCGGAACTCCAGAAACGCAAGGCGTGCCTGGTCGATGGAGTTGACTTCGACGAGCAGGCTCTTCCGGTAGCCAGCACGCGCCTGCATCGCGTCTCCGGTGCAAACCTCGACGAACGGGATTGGGCGGAGCATCTCAAGCTGGAGGGCCTCAAAGGATACGACATTGTGATTTTTGGCGATGTGCTCGAACATACGCTCGAGCCGGAGAACGTACTTCGAGAAGCGAAAGCACTTCTCGCGCCGAATGGCCGTGTCATTCTGAGCATCCCGAACGTGGCCTACTTTACGGTGCGTCTTCGAATGTTGTTCGGAAAATTTAATTACGAGGAGAGCGGCATTCTGGACCGCAATCACCTGCGGTTCTTTACGCTCGCCACTGCTCGCGCAATGGTTTCACGCGCCGGATACAGCATCGTCTCCCAACAGTATGCCAGTTTTGTGTTGCCATGGGGACGTCCGATGCCACGGTGGCTGATGCGAATGTTCCCGGGATTGCTGGCGGCAGGGTTTATATTCGAGGCTAAACCCGTGTAGCGCCGGACCTTTAGGTTCGCCGTTGAAGACAATTCACCGGACCTAAAGGTCCGGTGCTACAACTACTTGGTAAAATCCAGCACTCGCGTCTTGCCCTTATAGCGTATGGTCAGCACGCCGCTACCTTTTTTCGATTCGAGGAAGGGGGAGTGGAAGAGCCAATTCTTATTTTCTATCTTCGACAATTTCATTAAAGTACGATTGCGTGCCTTGCTGCAAAGTAATTCAACTTTGTCATTTGCAACTACAACGGAGTCGTAGCATCCCTCATCGACATCGAACCATTTCGGTGGTTGACACCAGACAACATAGCCACCATGTGAAGCTTTGCTGCGGAACCGTTTGCCGTGTTCTTCCTGAATTATCTCATAGGGACTCAACATATATACCCAGACGTAGTGCTTCCAGTCAGTTATATTAATCCAGCCGGGTTTCCCTTCATCTTCAAGACTACTCCCAACGAAATCAGTTGGAATGAAAAGATCGTACTCGTGATACTTCACGCTATCCGGCAAATCGTATAGCGCCACGAGTACATTCTTATCCTGATAAATACGCTCGTAGGGCGAGCCGCCGTACGATTTATCCTCGCTGGTGTAGCCTTTCTTCACCTGTTCGATGCGTTCGAGCATGAAGCTTGGATATTCGGGAAAAAACATACCGAGTTCGTCGGCGCTGACGTATGGATGCAGTCCCGTGATGATATTATTCGGTTTCGCGGAGTTGAAGACCAGCGACCACGACTGCTGCTGTATCGGCTGTACGATCCCGCCCTGCATCGAGCCGAGGCAGTAGTCTTTCGTCATGTACTCGTATTTGTAGACCGGCGCGTGGAAAGTTGAGTCATGTGTTGCGTCGCTCTTGCTCCACTCGTCCATGTAACGAATCATCTGCCGCCCGCGCTTGAGGGAGAATTGCTCGTAAGGCTCGGTCCGATCGGTCGCAATCTGGCGGATAATCTTGGGGCAGGTAAATTTTGTCATTGTCGCGAAGGCAACATCGGGGAGGAGATGCGTGACCGAGTCCTCGAAGAAATACTGGCCATAGGAGTTGATCTCCGCCTTTCGCGGATCGAGCGCGGCGTCATCTCCGACGCGGGAGTGGGTGCCACAATAGCTCCCATTCAGGTAGTCGGAAGCATAGTCCGCGAGTATATACTCGAGCATCATGGTGAAGCGGCGCTTGAGGCGGGCGTCCTTTGTGTACTCAGCCAGAAGCAGCAGAGGAGTGATATAGTAATAGCCATAGCGCGGCGAGGACCATTCCGTTGTTCCGAAGCGTGTGGTCTCATCAATCCAATGATCGAGATATGCTTTCGACTCGGCATAGATCGCACGCGAACTCTTACCCATAAACCATTCTGTATCAGCAAGATCCGGCCATGCTTGGGACATTAGTAGCAACGACCCATAATACATTAGGAAGTGGTTCTCAGTGTCTCCTCGGTAGGGCGTGTTATGCTTCCAGGCCGATCGGATGCGCGCTTTGTATTCCGGCCGGAGCACGTCCTGCGTGGCGTAGAAAAGTCCTGCGCAGCCGTACATCCAGAACATATCGCCGTATGCGCGCGCGAGCAGTGTATCCAGATGCCGGTAGGCGTCGGCGGTATCGAGACCGAGGCGGATTTTCGCGGCGATAATGGCAAAATCGTTGCGGGCGGGGATGCCAGAGACGCGAGTTAGCACGGAGAGTTTCGTGGCGGGGGATTGTGCGCTTGTCTGAACTGTGATTTGTGTGATTAGAGTGATCGGAATGATGATTCCAGTCACGATCATGCGCATCATTTTGATCACATAAATCATAGTTCAGACAATTATGGCGTGACGAGAAAGGACTTGAGAGTCCAAATTTGACGGTATGGCAACTTGTTCTCCGGCGGCATTACCCTTTTGGATTGTCTCATCACACCCGACCCCAAGGTCGCAATTAGGACCAGGCCAGTCTCTTCATCTCCGATTACAAGCCTGCTCGAAGACCGCGCCATACCATCCAAATGACACTCATATGGATCGATCGTTCTCGGGGCCGGCTCCGGCGAGCCAATCCAGGCAGCGTCGTTCGCTGTCCGGATGTAACTTGTATTTCGACTGCAAAGGAAAACCGTATCGTAATTGGGAATCGCGTAAGCTGCCATCGAGGCATATGGCTCATACATCCCACGAATGCTCGTATTCCAGGTCTTCCCCGCATCCTCTGTCCACCACGGGCCGTGTGCTGTGGCAATGTATATCTCCTCCGGGTTCTTTTGATTGACGGCTACATCCATCACTTCAGAGATGCGCCAGTCGGTGAGCTGCTTCCAGTGCTCGCCATAATCGGTCGAGCGGAGAACGCCGAGCCCGGTCGCCTCGTAAATGATGCGGCCGTTCGAGGACTGGACCATGTCCATCGAGAAGCACTTGATGTTATTCCAGCCCAAGTGCCGCCATGTCTTGCCGGTGTCGTCGGATTGGTAGAGGCCGGAGCCGTTCGAGCTCCCGCCCAGAAAGGCTCCGGTGCTATCATTGCCGATGGCGCATGCGAAGATGCGGAGATGTTGGGCATGGAGCACGTTCGTCAGCAGCAGCACGCCAAGGAATCCAATGGACAGTGAGAAGGGGGTCTTCACGCTTTTCTTGTCACGGCGTATTTTGTGATTATTGTTCCGCGATCGTTTACTTTTTCGATGCTGATCTGCTCCAAGTTGATGTCGAGTTCTTCTTCGATGACAAAGTTGCCACCCGTTCCGAATATTTTCGGTTCGAGCGTCAGCCACAATTCATCCACTAAATTGTCGCGAAAGAATGAGGTGGCGACATGTGGTCCGCCAACGACGAGCATTCTCCCATATCCTTTGTCTTTGAATCGCTGTGTCAATTCCTCTGGAGCCAAATCGGAGAATTCTAACTGACCTGGTACCACGTATTTCTTGTACTGTGTAGGATTCCGCGTCATGATAACGAGGAGATTCTTCGGCGAGGGCTTGACCGGCGCAAAGTCAAAGGTGCCGCTTCCCATAATGATGAGAGGACTCTCGTCCCATGTCTTCTTAAAATAAGACTGGTCTTCTTTTGAAGACCATTGCTGGACATGTGGGTCGCCCCACTTCGTAACCTTTCCATCGAGGGTTGTAACAAAAACAACGATCGTCTTCATAATGCCATTCTATAATT
This region includes:
- a CDS encoding dihydrofolate reductase, whose protein sequence is MKTIVVFVTTLDGKVTKWGDPHVQQWSSKEDQSYFKKTWDESPLIIMGSGTFDFAPVKPSPKNLLVIMTRNPTQYKKYVVPGQLEFSDLAPEELTQRFKDKGYGRMLVVGGPHVATSFFRDNLVDELWLTLEPKIFGTGGNFVIEEELDINLEQISIEKVNDRGTIITKYAVTRKA
- a CDS encoding class I SAM-dependent methyltransferase; this translates as MTEKLHYDFDLRLEVPSNAHGLQFALIPEHSRVLDVGCGTGIIGAELQKRKACLVDGVDFDEQALPVASTRLHRVSGANLDERDWAEHLKLEGLKGYDIVIFGDVLEHTLEPENVLREAKALLAPNGRVILSIPNVAYFTVRLRMLFGKFNYEESGILDRNHLRFFTLATARAMVSRAGYSIVSQQYASFVLPWGRPMPRWLMRMFPGLLAAGFIFEAKPV